TATCCGGAACCGCTGATTGTGCAGGCCGACCGTGAGGAGCTACGACGGGTCTACATCAATCTGATCAAGAACGCTTTGCAGGCACTGGTGCCGGAACGCCCGGGACGCGTGCGGGTTACCACGCGCCTGGAAATGGACGAGCCCAATGCCGGACGCCGGTGGGCCTATAGTACCGTGGAAGACAACGGACGCGGCATTCCAGAAGCGCTGCGTCCGAAAATTTTTGAGCCGAATTTCTCCACAAAGACCGGGGGAAGTGGATTGGGACTGGCCATTGTGCGGCAATGTGTTATGGACTTGCAGGGCACCATTGGCTTTGAGTCGGAAGAGGGCGTCGGGACAACGTTCTGGCTACGGTTACCCCTGGCTTCAGACGTGCAGTCAACAAAAGCCTCCAGAGGCTAAGCAGGTTGGCCTATGCGTGTGGTGATTATCGGGGCCGGTGAAGTCGGGTTCGATGTGGCCCGTATTCTGTCGCTGGAGCAGCATGATGTGGTGGTGGTCGATACGGATCCCACCGTGCTGGAGCAGGTAGCGCAGCGGCTGGATGTGCTGACCGTGCAGGGGAGCGGCACGTCCATCCACACGCTCGAGGCCACCGGCATTCGCGAAGCCGACATGCTGATTGCCGTGACGGCTATTGACGAAGTGAACCTGATTGCCTGCATGATGGCCGACCGGCTGGGCGTAGCGACCACGGTGGCCCGCGTGCGCTCCGATGTGCTGGGACGGGCCGAGTCGGTGCTGAAGGCGAGTGAGCTGGGCATTGATCTGCTCATTCATCCCGAAGAAAGTACGGCGGCAGAGATTGTCCGCTTAATCCGGCGCGCCGGGGCAACCGACGTGCTGAACTTCTGCGATGGACGCCTGCAACTGGTGGGCATGCGCCTGGACCCGCAGGCGCCCGTGCTGGGACGGTCGCTCCGCGAGTTAGCGGCTGAGTTGGCTCCGCTGCGCTTTCGGGTGATGGCCATCAGCCGGGGGTTTCGTACAATCCTGCCGCATGGCGACGAACGACTGCAGCGTAACGATCAGATTTTTGTGCTGGCACGTCCCGGAGAAATCCCCGTGATCGCCCGCGCTATGGGGAAGCTGGAGGCACCCATTCAGCGCATCATGATCCTGGGGGGCACCAAGGTAGGGGCCTATGTGGCGCGTCAGCTTGGCCGCGAAAAGAATCGACAGATCAAGCTCATTGAACCGGATCGCGAGCAGGCAGAACGACTGGCTGAAAGGCTGGAGCATGTGCTCGTGCTGCACGGCGACGTTACCGACATTGATCTGCTGGTCAGTGAAGGGCTGGGGGAAATGGACGCCTTCGTAGCCGTTACAGACGACGAGGAGTCGAACCTTGTGACCTGTTTGATGGCCAAGCATCTGGGCGTGCGCAAGACGGTTGCCTTGCTGTCTAAGACCGCCTACGTACCGATCAGCCAGACCATCGGGCTGGATGCAGCGGTCAGCCAGAAGCTGGCTGTTTCACGCGAAATCTTACGATTCCTGCGGGGGCGCCATGTCCTCAGCGTAGCTACCGTGTACGGGCTGAATGCTGAGATTCTGGAAATTGAAGCCAAGCCGCGAGCACCTGTGGTTCGCAAGCCGCTCAAAGCCCTCAAACTGCCCCGGGGCGTACTGATTGGCGCGCTGCTGCGTGATGGTCAGGTGGAAATTGCCACCGGCGACACTCAGATTCAGGCAGGAGACCGGGCGATCGTGTTCGTGACGCCCGAGCAACTGGCCGAGGTGGAACGGCTGTTCGACAATCGCTGAGCCATGGTTTTAAATCTGCAGGCGCTGGCAGCCACGCTGGGGGCGTTGCTGGGCTTTCTAGCGGTTGCTCTGCTGCTGCCGGCTGGCGTTGCCCTGGTCTACGGAGAACCTCACTGGCAGCCATTTGTCCTCTCCGCACTTTTGACGGCCGCCGTAGGAGGCCTGCTCTGGCTACTTGGCGGACGCCGTCCCCATGAACCTGGCATCCGAGAAGGGTTTGCCATTGTAGCGTTGGCGTGGCTGGTGCTTGCGCTTTTCGGGGCGCTGCCTTTTGTGCTGGGCGGCGTACTGGCCTACACGGATGCCTTTTTTGAGACGATGAGTGGCTTTACCACGACGGGAGCTACAATCCTGGGGGGCGCGCGCACGCCGGAGATCGAATCGCTGCCGCGGGCCTATTTGTTCTGGCGAAGTCTGGCGCACTGGCTGGGCGGAATGGGCATCATTGTGCTGACGCTGGCGATTCTGCCCATTCTGGGCGTAGGGGGCATGCAACTGTTCAAAGCCGAAGTGCCCGGTCCAACGGCAGACAAACTAACGCCGCGTGTTCGAGAGACTGCCCGCCGTCTGTGGCTGATTTACGTGGGCCTTACCGCGCTGGAGATGCTGTTGCTACTGCCTGTTATGGACTGGTTTGACGCCCTCAATCATGCCTTTGCCACCATGGCTACGGGCGGCTTTTCAACCAAGAACGGCTCGATCGGGCAGTTTGGCTCGGCCTATGTCGAGTGGGTGATTACCCTGTTTATGCTGCTGGCAGGTGCTAACTTTGCGCTGCACTATCGCCTGCTGCATGGCCAGTGGCGCTCGGTGGTGCAAGACACCGAACTGCGCGTCTATCTGCTTATTGTAGCGGGAGCTACCGTACTGATTACCCTGGGTATCTGGGCGCCGCTCCAGTCTGAAGGAAACTACCAGACGTATCCGGCACTGACCGATGCGCTCCGGCACGCCGCCTTTCAGGCCGCCTCGATTATCACCACAACGGGCTTTGGCACGGCCGACTACGAGCAATGGTCGCCGCTGGCAGTAGGCGTGTTGTTTCTGCTGTTTTTTGTAGGCGGTATGGCTGGATCAACCGGAGGCGGGATCAAGGTAGTGCGACACGTGCTGCTTTTCAAGAACTCGTTTCGCGAATTGAAACAGCTCGTGCATCCCCGGGCGATTGTGCCGGTGCGGTTGAATGGCCGTATGGTCAGTGATGAGGTGATGCGTAACGTCCTTTCCTTTTTTGTCTTGTACTTTGGGCTGCTGGGCGTAGGAACGCTGGCGCTAAGTGCTCAGGGCGTAGATCTGCTGAGTGCGTTTGGGGCTGCGCTGTCCTGTCTGGGAAATATCGGACCGGCATTTGGTGCTATGGGACCGGCGGAGAACTACGCGCATCTTCCAGGGCTGGCCAAATGGGTGCTGGCCGTGTTGATGCTGATCGGACGGCTGGAGATCTTCACTGTGTTGATTCTGGTAACGCGGGCTTTCTGGCGACGTTAATTTTTGTGAAGAAGTGTGGAAGAATTGCATTTCTTTTTTTTTGAAGACAATTGTGTCGAAATTCCTTTCCTTTAATAAGGAAGCGCATCCATATCCAAAAAAATAATCATGAATGCTGGTAATTTGTTAATAAGTTTAGATGGAAAGCGCTACCAGTCCTGTATGGAAAGGATTGTCTGCAGGCAGGCTGCGCTATGAGCAACCCGTTGACAGCAGGCCATTTTGCATGTTAATTACGCGGCACAACGACGAACGCCACGCTAGTCATGCGATACGGACGTC
This DNA window, taken from Rhodothermus profundi, encodes the following:
- the trkA gene encoding Trk system potassium transporter TrkA, with the protein product MRVVIIGAGEVGFDVARILSLEQHDVVVVDTDPTVLEQVAQRLDVLTVQGSGTSIHTLEATGIREADMLIAVTAIDEVNLIACMMADRLGVATTVARVRSDVLGRAESVLKASELGIDLLIHPEESTAAEIVRLIRRAGATDVLNFCDGRLQLVGMRLDPQAPVLGRSLRELAAELAPLRFRVMAISRGFRTILPHGDERLQRNDQIFVLARPGEIPVIARAMGKLEAPIQRIMILGGTKVGAYVARQLGREKNRQIKLIEPDREQAERLAERLEHVLVLHGDVTDIDLLVSEGLGEMDAFVAVTDDEESNLVTCLMAKHLGVRKTVALLSKTAYVPISQTIGLDAAVSQKLAVSREILRFLRGRHVLSVATVYGLNAEILEIEAKPRAPVVRKPLKALKLPRGVLIGALLRDGQVEIATGDTQIQAGDRAIVFVTPEQLAEVERLFDNR
- a CDS encoding TrkH family potassium uptake protein — protein: MVLNLQALAATLGALLGFLAVALLLPAGVALVYGEPHWQPFVLSALLTAAVGGLLWLLGGRRPHEPGIREGFAIVALAWLVLALFGALPFVLGGVLAYTDAFFETMSGFTTTGATILGGARTPEIESLPRAYLFWRSLAHWLGGMGIIVLTLAILPILGVGGMQLFKAEVPGPTADKLTPRVRETARRLWLIYVGLTALEMLLLLPVMDWFDALNHAFATMATGGFSTKNGSIGQFGSAYVEWVITLFMLLAGANFALHYRLLHGQWRSVVQDTELRVYLLIVAGATVLITLGIWAPLQSEGNYQTYPALTDALRHAAFQAASIITTTGFGTADYEQWSPLAVGVLFLLFFVGGMAGSTGGGIKVVRHVLLFKNSFRELKQLVHPRAIVPVRLNGRMVSDEVMRNVLSFFVLYFGLLGVGTLALSAQGVDLLSAFGAALSCLGNIGPAFGAMGPAENYAHLPGLAKWVLAVLMLIGRLEIFTVLILVTRAFWRR